One stretch of Lacrimispora sphenoides DNA includes these proteins:
- a CDS encoding winged helix-turn-helix transcriptional regulator: MNSDCTTYHCPVDATLDMIGGKYKALILWHLINNTLRFGELRKLIPQATPKMLTQQLRELEEDHLIIRTVYPVVPPKVEYMLSDLGNSIRPILETMYNWGADYLRQNGLTVSCSMKFPTKDF; encoded by the coding sequence ATGAACAGCGACTGCACAACTTATCATTGCCCCGTAGATGCCACATTGGATATGATCGGAGGGAAATACAAAGCCCTCATCTTATGGCACTTAATTAACAATACCCTTCGGTTTGGAGAACTTCGCAAGCTCATTCCCCAGGCAACACCCAAAATGCTCACCCAGCAGCTGCGGGAACTGGAGGAAGATCATCTGATTATCCGTACCGTATATCCGGTAGTGCCGCCAAAGGTAGAGTATATGCTTTCGGATCTTGGAAACAGTATCCGTCCTATTCTGGAAACCATGTATAATTGGGGAGCAGATTACTTAAGGCAGAATGGCCTTACCGTAAGCTGCTCCATGAAATTCCCCACGAAAGATTTTTAA
- a CDS encoding heavy metal translocating P-type ATPase yields the protein MESQILNIRGMTCAACAQRIEKTVRKLSGISQANVNLASEKLFVEYDSSALELSAIKAAVSKIGYEVVEKSENANVTIPIGGMTCAACAKRIEKVVGKLDGVISTSVNFATEKATVAYDPQKVRMSAIRAAIEKAGYKALEVNKADAADEDRARKQREIKTLWTKFIVSAVFSIPLLYVAMAPMIKIVSLPFPAGIAPMEYPLIYALVELLLVVPVIGVGYKFYTIGFKALFQRSPNMDSLIAIGTTAAVLYSIYNTFQIAEGHFMAVDSLYYESAGVIITLILLGKSLEAVSKGRTSEAIKKLMGLAPKTAIILEDGVEKEIPIDEVEIGDMILVKPGEKIPVDGIVIGGHTAIDESMLTGESMPVDKKEGDQVYAASLNTTGTIRFRAEKIGSDTALAQIIKLVEDAQGSKAPIAQMADIVSGYFVPVVCVIALLSGIAWYIGTAGDLKFALTIFISVLVIACPCALGLATPTAIMVGTGKGAENGILIKGGEALETAHKISTIVFDKTGTITEGKPTVTDVLAVEGVSKELLLQLTASAEKGSEHPLGQAIVHGAEDAGLSLSAAEHFESLTGRGIEAKIDGEDILAGNRKLMMERSISLTGMEEASDQLAGEGKTPMYVAINGKLAGIVAVADVVKESSRAAIERLHKMGIEVAMITGDNKRTAEAIAKQVGIDRVLSEVLPQDKSDEVRKLQAEGRKVAMVGDGINDAPALAQADIGIAIGSGTDVAMESADIVLMRSDLMDVPTAINLSKQTIRNIKQNLFWAFGYNVIGIPIAAGLLHLLFNGPLLNPIFAAAAMSLSSVSVLTNALRLKRFKPTTGTR from the coding sequence ATGGAAAGTCAAATTTTAAATATAAGGGGCATGACCTGTGCAGCCTGTGCGCAGAGAATTGAAAAAACAGTGCGGAAGCTTTCCGGTATCAGCCAGGCGAATGTAAATCTGGCAAGTGAAAAGCTGTTTGTGGAATATGACAGCAGTGCCCTTGAACTTTCTGCGATTAAAGCAGCAGTATCAAAAATCGGATATGAAGTGGTGGAAAAATCCGAAAATGCCAATGTGACCATACCAATCGGCGGAATGACCTGTGCGGCCTGCGCGAAACGTATAGAAAAAGTTGTGGGAAAACTGGATGGTGTGATAAGTACATCGGTTAATTTTGCAACGGAAAAAGCTACGGTTGCCTACGATCCTCAGAAGGTCAGGATGTCTGCCATACGGGCAGCCATTGAAAAGGCAGGCTACAAGGCCCTGGAAGTAAATAAAGCAGATGCAGCGGATGAGGACCGGGCACGCAAGCAGCGGGAGATTAAGACCCTATGGACGAAGTTCATCGTATCTGCGGTGTTTTCCATACCCCTTCTCTACGTTGCCATGGCACCCATGATCAAGATCGTCAGTCTGCCTTTCCCGGCCGGGATCGCTCCCATGGAGTATCCCCTGATCTATGCTCTGGTGGAACTGCTGCTGGTGGTTCCGGTCATAGGCGTTGGATATAAATTCTATACCATTGGTTTTAAAGCCCTGTTTCAGAGAAGTCCAAACATGGATTCCCTGATCGCTATTGGAACTACGGCTGCTGTTCTTTACAGCATCTACAACACGTTCCAGATTGCAGAAGGACATTTTATGGCAGTGGATTCCCTGTATTATGAATCGGCGGGAGTTATCATCACCCTTATTCTGCTGGGAAAATCCCTGGAAGCAGTTTCAAAGGGAAGAACCAGTGAAGCGATCAAGAAGCTGATGGGCCTTGCGCCCAAGACAGCAATCATTCTTGAAGACGGCGTGGAAAAAGAGATTCCTATTGACGAAGTAGAAATCGGTGATATGATTTTAGTAAAGCCCGGCGAAAAGATCCCGGTAGACGGGATCGTGATAGGCGGCCATACTGCCATCGATGAATCCATGCTGACCGGTGAAAGCATGCCGGTGGATAAAAAAGAAGGGGATCAGGTTTATGCCGCTTCCCTTAACACCACAGGAACCATTCGGTTCAGAGCGGAAAAGATCGGCAGCGATACGGCCCTTGCTCAGATCATCAAGCTGGTAGAGGACGCTCAGGGCTCAAAGGCTCCAATCGCTCAGATGGCAGACATTGTTTCCGGATATTTCGTTCCGGTCGTTTGTGTGATTGCCCTGCTTTCCGGTATTGCCTGGTATATCGGCACCGCCGGAGACTTAAAGTTTGCACTTACCATATTTATTTCAGTTCTGGTTATCGCCTGCCCATGTGCCTTAGGTCTTGCGACACCTACTGCTATCATGGTTGGAACCGGAAAGGGTGCAGAAAACGGTATCCTGATCAAGGGCGGAGAGGCTCTTGAGACAGCCCATAAAATCAGTACGATCGTATTTGATAAAACAGGCACCATTACCGAAGGGAAACCGACGGTGACTGATGTACTGGCTGTAGAAGGGGTTTCCAAAGAACTGCTGCTTCAGCTTACGGCTTCAGCAGAAAAGGGCTCTGAGCATCCTCTGGGGCAGGCAATTGTCCACGGTGCGGAAGATGCCGGACTTTCCTTATCTGCAGCGGAACATTTTGAGTCCTTAACCGGACGGGGGATAGAAGCGAAGATAGACGGAGAAGATATCCTTGCCGGGAACCGGAAGCTGATGATGGAACGCAGCATTTCCTTAACAGGAATGGAGGAAGCGTCAGACCAGCTGGCCGGGGAAGGAAAAACACCGATGTATGTAGCCATTAACGGCAAGCTGGCAGGTATTGTAGCCGTTGCGGACGTTGTAAAGGAATCCAGCAGGGCTGCCATTGAACGCCTGCATAAGATGGGCATAGAAGTAGCCATGATTACCGGTGACAATAAGAGAACTGCAGAGGCTATTGCAAAACAGGTAGGAATCGACCGGGTATTGTCCGAGGTGCTTCCTCAGGATAAATCCGATGAGGTCAGGAAGCTGCAGGCCGAAGGCCGCAAGGTAGCCATGGTAGGTGACGGAATTAACGACGCTCCGGCTCTTGCCCAGGCGGATATCGGCATCGCAATCGGTTCCGGTACAGACGTAGCCATGGAATCCGCTGACATCGTTCTCATGCGTTCTGATTTAATGGATGTGCCCACGGCAATTAACTTAAGCAAGCAGACCATCCGAAATATCAAGCAAAATCTTTTCTGGGCCTTCGGTTATAATGTGATTGGAATCCCCATCGCTGCAGGGCTTTTACATCTGCTCTTTAACGGGCCGCTTCTTAACCCGATTTTTGCAGCAGCAGCCATGAGCTTAAGCTCAGTTTCCGTGCTGACGAATGCATTGCGGCTGAAACGATTCAAACCAACCACAGGAACGAGGTGA
- the copZ gene encoding copper chaperone CopZ — translation MAKSVINVDGMACEHCVKAITNAVGALSGVSGVSVDLEAKTVTVDHDPDQASVDKIKAEIEDQGYDII, via the coding sequence ATGGCAAAATCAGTTATAAATGTAGATGGAATGGCATGTGAACACTGTGTAAAGGCGATCACAAATGCGGTTGGTGCTTTATCAGGCGTATCCGGTGTTTCGGTGGACCTGGAAGCAAAAACCGTAACCGTGGATCATGACCCGGATCAGGCATCCGTAGATAAGATTAAAGCTGAGATTGAAGATCAGGGCTATGATATCATTTAG
- a CDS encoding DUF2318 domain-containing protein produces the protein MLQKFQNGYVKRNGKKRSGLPMKLALLMIAAVALTACAPKKTAEKTESTKAAAESAQKVENGETLVIPVKDISSTAQFYPVDVDGTQMEVIAVQAPDGTIRTAFNTCQVCYDSGRGYYKQDGDVLVCQNCGNRFPMNRVEVEAGGCNPWPIFDKEKTVTDESITISYDFLKESKEIFANWKASY, from the coding sequence ATGTTACAGAAATTTCAGAACGGATATGTCAAAAGAAACGGAAAGAAACGCAGTGGGCTTCCAATGAAGCTTGCACTACTGATGATAGCTGCCGTAGCCCTTACTGCATGCGCTCCCAAGAAAACGGCGGAGAAAACAGAATCAACCAAAGCAGCGGCAGAAAGTGCACAAAAGGTAGAGAATGGAGAGACCCTTGTAATTCCGGTAAAGGATATTTCAAGTACGGCCCAATTTTATCCGGTTGATGTAGACGGTACTCAGATGGAGGTCATTGCTGTCCAGGCTCCGGATGGAACGATCCGGACAGCGTTTAACACCTGCCAGGTATGCTATGATTCAGGAAGAGGATACTATAAGCAGGATGGAGATGTTCTTGTGTGCCAGAACTGTGGAAACCGTTTTCCTATGAACCGGGTAGAAGTGGAGGCAGGCGGCTGCAATCCCTGGCCTATTTTTGACAAGGAAAAGACCGTGACAGACGAGTCCATCACGATCTCTTATGATTTCCTTAAGGAATCCAAGGAGATATTTGCTAACTGGAAAGCTTCTTATTAA
- a CDS encoding urease accessory protein UreH domain-containing protein, which translates to MGSAVRTKKLRIGGMTCISCQNKIEKKLRNTAGIEKAEVSYSAGTAVITFDTDIISYKSIVGIIEGLDYKVLTDHEKQGPDSSRVIGILLIIVSLYMLIQQFGLLNLLAPSQLADEKMSYGMLFVIGLVTSVHCVAMCGGINLSQCIPKSGDAVSEKSRFSTFRPTFLYNLGRVISYTAVGFLVGALGSVVTFSNTLQGVLKLAAGVFMVIMGINMLGIFPWLRRLNPRMPQIFARKIDKEKSKSSSPLIVGLLNGLMPCGPLQAMQIYALSTGSPFSGALSMFLFSLGTVPLMFGLGALSSALGKRFTSKVMTVGAVLVVVLGMSMFSQGLSLSGFQTPDLFSSGGNNAYAAGGQEKKEDIKIEDGVQIINSTLSPGRYPNINVQKGIPVKWIIDAPQGSVNGCNNRMIIRDLGIEYSFKTGENVIEFTPEKTGKISYSCWMGMIRGSINVSEEGDVKNSTGSDGEGVLKEYAPEEPVAAGYTIPTDEIAVAEDATDEYGNSIQRITMELTDEGFKPAAAVVKSGVDVEWNIIDNTSGDTYGTLLLVPDFATQLPLEEGENNLYFTPAGSFDFSTGDNAFYGYIKVVDDLDNLDMDAIKKEISSFKTLIWPEDTFQGAGGSCCG; encoded by the coding sequence ATGGGATCTGCTGTAAGAACTAAAAAATTACGGATCGGCGGGATGACCTGTATCAGCTGTCAAAATAAAATTGAAAAAAAATTGCGCAACACGGCTGGAATCGAAAAAGCAGAAGTAAGTTACAGCGCTGGAACTGCTGTTATCACCTTTGATACGGATATTATTTCGTATAAAAGCATTGTAGGGATTATTGAAGGTCTGGATTACAAGGTATTAACAGATCATGAAAAGCAGGGACCGGATAGCAGTCGGGTCATAGGAATCCTGCTTATCATTGTTTCCTTATATATGCTGATCCAGCAGTTCGGTCTTTTAAACCTGCTTGCGCCCAGCCAGCTGGCAGACGAAAAGATGAGTTATGGAATGCTGTTTGTCATCGGCCTGGTTACATCCGTTCATTGCGTGGCAATGTGCGGCGGAATCAATCTGTCCCAGTGCATTCCAAAAAGCGGAGATGCTGTCTCAGAAAAGAGCCGTTTTTCTACATTCCGGCCAACTTTTCTTTATAACCTGGGACGGGTGATCTCTTACACTGCGGTAGGCTTCCTGGTGGGAGCGCTGGGTTCGGTGGTTACGTTCTCAAATACTCTTCAGGGAGTATTAAAGCTGGCAGCCGGAGTGTTTATGGTCATTATGGGCATAAACATGCTGGGGATTTTCCCGTGGCTGCGCAGGCTGAATCCGAGAATGCCTCAAATATTTGCGAGAAAAATTGACAAAGAAAAATCAAAAAGCAGCAGTCCTCTGATTGTGGGTCTGCTAAACGGCCTTATGCCATGCGGCCCCTTACAGGCGATGCAGATCTATGCATTGTCCACCGGAAGCCCCTTTTCCGGCGCGCTTTCCATGTTCCTGTTCAGCCTCGGCACCGTACCTCTGATGTTCGGACTTGGAGCACTTTCCTCAGCACTGGGAAAAAGGTTCACAAGCAAGGTCATGACAGTGGGAGCGGTTCTGGTTGTGGTACTGGGTATGTCCATGTTTTCCCAGGGGTTGAGTCTGTCAGGATTCCAGACACCGGACTTATTCTCAAGTGGCGGTAACAACGCCTATGCAGCCGGAGGGCAGGAGAAAAAGGAAGATATAAAAATAGAAGACGGAGTTCAGATCATAAACAGTACACTTTCTCCAGGTAGATATCCCAACATCAATGTTCAGAAAGGGATTCCGGTAAAATGGATCATCGATGCGCCCCAGGGAAGCGTAAACGGCTGTAACAACCGGATGATTATCCGGGATCTTGGCATTGAATATTCCTTTAAGACCGGAGAAAATGTCATTGAATTTACTCCTGAAAAAACAGGGAAGATCTCTTACAGCTGTTGGATGGGGATGATCCGTGGGTCCATTAATGTGTCGGAAGAAGGAGATGTAAAGAACAGCACAGGCTCTGATGGAGAGGGCGTATTAAAAGAATATGCGCCGGAAGAACCGGTAGCAGCCGGTTATACGATTCCAACGGATGAGATAGCAGTTGCGGAAGACGCCACGGATGAATACGGAAACAGCATTCAGAGAATAACGATGGAACTTACGGATGAAGGTTTTAAACCGGCAGCGGCAGTGGTGAAATCCGGTGTGGATGTGGAATGGAATATTATTGACAATACGTCTGGTGACACCTATGGAACCCTGCTTCTAGTTCCGGATTTTGCAACCCAGCTTCCTCTTGAAGAGGGAGAAAACAACCTGTATTTTACACCCGCAGGAAGCTTTGATTTTTCCACCGGGGACAATGCTTTTTATGGGTATATCAAGGTTGTGGATGATTTAGATAACTTAGATATGGATGCCATTAAGAAAGAAATAAGCAGTTTTAAGACTCTTATCTGGCCTGAAGATACCTTCCAGGGAGCCGGCGGTTCCTGCTGCGGATAA